In Henningerozyma blattae CBS 6284 chromosome 7, complete genome, a single genomic region encodes these proteins:
- the ZWF1 gene encoding glucose-6-phosphate dehydrogenase (similar to Saccharomyces cerevisiae ZWF1 (YNL241C); ancestral locus Anc_2.3), with product MAYNSTKPVEFKENTVIVIFGASGDLAKKKTFPALFGLFREGYLSSTTKIIGYARSKLTDAKLRANIEPHLNITKESLARNPNIVNDFFQLVKYVSGPYDTEEGFLQLKEEIDTFKIKRNLNNLNQLFYLALPPDVFLTVAKNIKHLIYDPHGINRIIVEKPFGKDLESARELQKNLAPLFNERELYRIDHYLGKELVKNILQLRFSNTFLNASWNKENIQSIQISFKEPFGTEGRGGYFDSIGIIRDVMQNHLLQILTLLTMERPISFDPEAVRDEKVKILKELATINQKDILIGQYGKSTDGTDKPSYLDDETVPKGSKCITYAALTFKIRNERWDGVPIIMRAGKALNEGKVEIRIQYKPVPSGIFSDVERNELVIRVQPDAAVYMKFNAKKPGLSNDMQLTDLDLTYSNRFKDFWIPEAYEVLIRDALLGDHSHFVRDDELDVSWGLFTPLLEYLEGPNAPQPEIYPYGSRGPAGLRAYLENHDFVFHTKGSYNWPVTRPDDEVKCPAPVPTPMTGIDENDSN from the coding sequence ATGGCTTACAACTCTACGAAACCTgttgaatttaaagaaaatactGTCATTGTCATATTTGGTGCATCTGGGGATTTAGCCAAGAAAAAGACCTTCCCTGCTTTATTCGGTCTATTTAGAGAAGGTTACTTAAGTTCTACCACCAAAATTATTGGGTACGCAAGATCTAAACTGACTGATGCTAAGTTAAGAGCAAACATTGAGCctcatttgaatattacTAAGGAATCCTTGGCAAGGAATCCAAACATagttaatgattttttccaattggTAAAATATGTTTCTGGTCCATATGATACAGAGGAAGGCTTCttacaattaaaagaagaaattgatacttttaaaattaaaagaaatttaaacaatttgaatcaattgttttatttggCTTTACCACCTGATGTTTTCTTGACTGTGgctaaaaatattaagcaTTTGATTTATGATCCACATGGTATTAATAGAATCATTGTCGAAAAACCTTTTGGTAAAGATTTGGAATCTGCAAgagaattacaaaaaaatttggcTCCTTTATTCAATGAAAGAGAGTTATATAGAATAGATCATTATCTGGGTAAAGAGTTggttaaaaatatcttacAATTAAGATTCTCGAACACTTTCTTAAATGCTTCTTggaataaagaaaatattcaaagtattcaaatttctttcaaagAACCTTTTGGTACAGAAGGTAGAGGTGGTTATTTCGATTCCATTGGTATCATTAGAGATGTCATGCAAAACCATCttttacaaatattaaCTCTATTAACCATGGAAAGACCAATTTCTTTCGATCCTGAAGCTGTAAGAGatgaaaaagttaaaatcTTAAAGGAATTAGCCACTATTAATCAAAAAGATATCTTAATTGGTCAGTATGGTAAATCAACCGATGGTACAGATAAGCCTTCTTATTTAGATGATGAAACTGTTCCAAAGGGTTCTAAATGTATCACTTATGCTGCtttaacttttaaaattagaaatgaAAGATGGGATGGTGTCCCAATTATTATGAGAGCTGGTAAGGCCTTAAATGAAGGGAAAGTAGAAATTAGAATACAATATAAACCTGTTCCTTCAGGAATCTTCTCAGATGTAGAAAGAAACGAATTAGTCATTAGAGTACAACCAGATGCAGCAGTTTATATGAAATTCAATGCCAAGAAGCCAGGTTTGTCAAATGATATGCAATTGACAGATTTAGATTTAACTTACTCAAATAGATTCAAAGATTTCTGGATCCCTGAAGCTTATGAAGTTTTAATTAGAGATGCTCTATTGGGTGATCATTCTCATTTCGTAAgagatgatgaattagatgTAAGTTGGGGGTTATTCACGCCTTTGTTAGAGTATTTAGAAGGACCAAATGCCCCACAACCTGAAATTTATCCTTATGGTTCAAGAGGTCCAGCAGGTTTAAGGGCTTATTTAGAAAACCATGATTTTGTTTTCCATACAAAGGGTTCTTATAACTGGCCTGTAACAAGACCAGATGATGAAGTAAAGTGTCCTGCTCCAGTACCAACTCCAATGACAGgaattgatgaaaatgatagcAACTGA